One genomic window of Deltaproteobacteria bacterium HGW-Deltaproteobacteria-6 includes the following:
- a CDS encoding tyrosine--tRNA ligase gives MKSAYEILKERGFVEQITDEALITELFAKGPVTCYIGFDPTATSLHIGSLVPIMALAHMQQNGNQPIALVGGGTGLIGDPSGKTEMRQVLTREQIDYNAQCLGRQLSQYLDFTDGRALLLNNADWLTRINYIEFLRDIGRHFSVNKMLAAESYKIRLEKGLNFIEFNYMLLQGYDFLYLFQHYGCALQMGGNDQWGNMLAGTELIRKVEAKDAQAVTFPLITTSLGQKMGKTEKGTVWLDGTLTTPYEYYQYWVNCDDADVERFLKLFTYLPLEEIAVVKTLADARLNMAKTVLAYEATKVTHGAEAAKAAWRASMEAFHARPVDADLFPASDIPREAPQADTSAIPRYAVSRKDLDAGLLITSLCAKAGLTQSMSEAKRLIDQGGIYIGERQVKSVDEKLSPDDFAVSNELRLRKGKKKYLIIEIAD, from the coding sequence ATGAAAAGCGCTTATGAAATTTTAAAGGAAAGAGGTTTTGTCGAGCAGATCACCGACGAGGCCTTGATTACCGAGCTTTTCGCCAAAGGCCCCGTGACCTGTTATATCGGCTTTGATCCCACCGCCACCAGCCTCCATATCGGCTCTCTGGTGCCTATCATGGCGCTTGCGCACATGCAGCAAAACGGCAACCAGCCCATTGCCCTGGTCGGCGGCGGCACCGGGCTGATCGGCGATCCCAGCGGCAAGACGGAAATGCGCCAGGTGCTTACCCGCGAGCAGATTGACTACAACGCGCAGTGTCTGGGCAGACAGCTTTCCCAGTATCTGGATTTTACCGACGGCCGCGCCCTGCTTCTCAATAATGCCGACTGGCTTACCAGGATCAACTACATTGAATTTCTGCGTGATATCGGACGGCACTTCAGCGTCAATAAAATGCTGGCGGCGGAAAGCTACAAGATCCGCCTGGAGAAAGGGCTCAACTTTATCGAGTTCAATTACATGCTCCTGCAGGGCTATGATTTTCTATACCTGTTCCAGCATTACGGCTGCGCCCTGCAAATGGGCGGCAACGATCAGTGGGGTAACATGCTGGCCGGCACCGAGCTGATCCGCAAGGTTGAAGCCAAAGACGCGCAGGCCGTCACCTTTCCCCTGATTACCACGTCGCTTGGTCAAAAGATGGGAAAAACGGAAAAAGGCACCGTCTGGCTCGACGGCACGCTGACCACGCCCTACGAGTATTATCAATACTGGGTCAACTGCGACGACGCGGATGTGGAGCGGTTTCTCAAACTCTTTACGTATCTGCCGCTTGAAGAAATTGCCGTCGTCAAAACACTGGCCGACGCCAGACTGAACATGGCTAAAACCGTCCTGGCTTACGAGGCAACCAAAGTCACCCACGGCGCGGAAGCGGCAAAAGCCGCGTGGCGCGCATCGATGGAGGCCTTCCATGCCCGTCCGGTCGATGCCGATCTTTTCCCCGCAAGCGACATTCCGCGCGAAGCGCCACAGGCCGATACGTCCGCCATTCCCCGTTATGCAGTTTCCCGCAAGGATCTGGATGCCGGTCTTCTGATCACGTCTTTATGCGCCAAGGCGGGACTGACACAATCCATGTCGGAGGCCAAACGCCTCATTGACCAGGGCGGCATCTATATCGGTGAACGCCAGGTTAAATCCGTGGATGAAAAATTGTCCCCTGATGACTTTGCCGTCAGCAACGAACTGCGCCTGCGCAAGGGAAAGAAAAAATATCTGATTATAGAAATAGCCGATTAG